The following are encoded in a window of Fimbriimonadaceae bacterium genomic DNA:
- a CDS encoding PEP-CTERM sorting domain-containing protein: protein MRNCIALALCVSTAAAAHAANFVVDSFFDSVPESAAVTGSDMASTYAVGSMFGGSRGVAAWEDNSVYGLNSSINVLRGVALMSNDAGNSADFLFAYLATDAASGTFTIDNSRNVDMSGVTGFAIDVLSSDKPFDLVVNLWGGGIDAWKKSFGPVASPTTITIDESDIWIDQNADMSAIDYFTIEFHTVPDGDIAITQIRAVPEPGSLALLGFGLAALARRRKG from the coding sequence ATGAGAAATTGCATTGCTCTTGCCCTCTGTGTTTCGACGGCGGCGGCAGCCCACGCGGCCAACTTTGTCGTCGACTCGTTCTTTGACAGCGTCCCCGAGTCGGCTGCGGTCACCGGCAGCGACATGGCGTCGACCTACGCGGTCGGCTCGATGTTCGGCGGGTCGCGCGGCGTCGCGGCCTGGGAGGACAATTCGGTGTACGGCCTGAACTCGAGCATCAACGTCTTGCGGGGCGTCGCGCTCATGAGCAACGACGCCGGCAACTCGGCTGATTTCCTCTTTGCCTACCTGGCCACGGACGCGGCGTCGGGGACGTTCACGATCGACAACTCGCGGAACGTCGACATGTCCGGCGTGACCGGGTTCGCGATCGACGTCTTGTCGAGCGACAAGCCGTTTGACCTTGTCGTCAACCTGTGGGGCGGCGGTATCGACGCCTGGAAGAAATCGTTCGGCCCGGTCGCTTCACCCACGACCATCACCATCGACGAGTCGGACATCTGGATCGACCAAAACGCCGACATGTCCGCCATCGACTACTTCACGATTGAGTTCCACACCGTTCCCGACGGTGACATCGCCATCACCCAGATCCGCGCCGTGCCGGAGCCGGGTTCGCTCGCCCTCTTGGGCTTCGGCCTCGCGGCCTTGGCCCGACGCCGTAAGGGCTGA